The following DNA comes from Flavisolibacter ginsenosidimutans.
GCCAAAACAGAAGACAACGAACAATACGGCAATCTTTCTTTCGAGAAAACCGTTCCCTGGGGACAGTTCAAAAAGAGCGAAACAAATTTTGACAAACGTTCTTTGTGGGGAACAAGAAACAAGGCACCGTATTGGCTTCTTCTGATGGCAGGCTCTATCATGGCCGGTGTGTGGGCCGTGATTTTTTACCTTATTTTTCAAATCAGAAAGATTAAGAAGATCGGCAAGGGAACACAGCCCCAAACAGCTTCGCCCCTGCCGCAGAAAAAAGAACAGGCATTGACCAAAGCATAAATCATGCTTTGATATTTTCTACACAAAAAAATCGAAAGGTTATTTTGATTGTGTGATCCCAAAAACAAGCGCCTGCAACTTGCAAGGCGTTTTGTTTTTGGGATCACAACCGGAATAATTTTGAAACTGTCAACTTTATTCAAAGCATTTGCCGTACTGAAATTTGTACTTATCGTTGCCATGCTTTTTTCCTCTACTACTGCGAGAATGTTGGATAGTAATACGTACCGTATTACACCACTGCCATCGAAAGGAACAATTCAAGAGAGAGAGAGAACGGTATAAATGTCTTGCGACGGGTTCAACACCTATCGGGCATTTAGCCGAAGGAATGCTGCCGTTGTCATCATCCCAAAGCCAGTTTTTAGCGCACCGTTTAATTGCCCATTAAGCACTTGGGTTTGCTGAATTATCATGATGTTTTGCTTGAATCCTGGTTAGGATGGTTTCGTGGCGAAATGCATCCCTGCCAACGTTGTTGCAATCTGATGCGAAGAAATGATTTTAACAAGAATTGGTTCAAACATGCTTATGCAAAAGCTTCAGATGGTCTCTTATAAATTTAACGTAGCCGCCCTCACCTTTTTTCTTTACATCAACTCATTTCATTGATGTTTATCAATGTTATTTCTTGTTCTATGGCAATGGACTAAGGCCTTGTTGCGCGGTAGATTTGCCGTACCAAACCAACTTGTAATAAAGCTTCTACAAAACCGGTACAGAAAATAAACTGTTTCGCCGGAAGACAGAGCCAAATGAAGGATTTGGATTTGAAGTCAGGAATTCAACTCTATGAAGAATTAACTGAGAAGCCCATTGATAAAGAAGAAATCAAAAAAACAAGGAGTAACAACATGAACAACTTATCAGCATTCAATAGATTCACCAACGAACTGAAAGAGCAGGATGAACTGATGCCCGTTCTTTTTATCGGCCACGGCTCACCAATGAACGGAATTGAAGACAATGAATTCAGTCAACGCTGGAAAGCCATGGCCAAAGAAATACCCGTGCCGAAAGCTGCATTGGTCATATCAGCACATTGGTTAAGCAAAGGCACAAGAATTACGGCTATGGATTTCCCTAAAACCATTCACGATTTCGGTGGTTTTCCGCAGGAATTGTTTGATGTGCAATACCCGGCTCCCGGCGATGTTCAATTGGCAAGAGAAACCAAATCCATCATTTCATCAACACAAGTTGAACTGGATCATGACTGGGGATTGGATCATGGCGCATGGACCATCATTCGCCACATGTATCCTGAAGCGAACATTCCGGTTTTGCAATTGAGCATTGATTACACAAAAGGCCCGCAATACCATTATGATTTGGCAAAGGAAATCTACAGCTTAAGAAAGAAAGGTGTATTAATCATTGGCAGCGGCAACATGGTTCACAATTTAAGGATGGTAGCATGGGATAAATTAAACGAAAACGAATACGGTTATGATTGGGCTTTGCAGATGAATGAAAAGTTTAAAGATCTTATCGGCAACGGCAAACACGATCAATTGATCAATTATCAATCGCTTGGAAGAGAGGCTTTGTTATCAATCCCAACGCCCGAGCACTATTGGCCCTTGCTTTACACATTATCGTTGAAAGGAAACAAGGATGATGTTTCTTTCTTTAACGATAAAGCAGTCGGTGGTTCGCTTACGATGACTTCAGTGAAGTTTGGATAAAACCTGCCGGTACCGCGATTCAAAACGGATTTCGAAACAACTTTTACTGGTTGCATCATCTCCTGACGGTTAATCGCTCATTCTTTTTCTTGCTTCCACCAGCCAGAAGAATTCATCCAAAAAGGTTTTGGCTCTCCTGTCGCTTGCTTCCTTATCAACGGGAACGCCGTTTTCGTCGTACGAATTTTGTACAGTGGGAACGCGAAAGACAGCCGGCGTAACCAGGGCTCCAATTCTTACAAATAAAAACGCCAGCGAAGGGCCCACTTGTGCGCCACCAAATGAACCCGCAGAAACCGTGGATAATCCAACAGGCTTTCGCTTCCATTCCGGGTACAAAAGATCAATGGCATTCTTTAAAGCAGCGGGATAGCCGCCGTTGTATTCCGGAGTTACCACGATAACGCCTTCGGCTTTGATGATCCTTTCTGCAAACTGTAAAACGTTTGCAGGAGGATCTTTCATATAACGCAAGCGTTCATCAAACACCGGAAATTTATACTCACAAAGGTCAATCAGGTCAACGGTTGCCAAATTGTTTTCCTTAATGTAGTTGTTCAAAAACAAGGCAACCCTTTGACTGTTTCGGCCAATGCGAACGCTTGAGGAAACTAAAGCAATGTTGTACATGTTCTTTGCTTTCGATTTTTTGTAAGCACTTACAGAGCAGCAATCTTTGCGTTGAAAGCATCCATCACTCTTGATGAAAAGATCAACGCCGCACCCGCATTGATGGCAACGGCTACACTTAATGCTTCTACGATTTCTTCTTTCGTCGCACCTTGTTTGATAGCGGCATCGGTGTGTGTTACAATACAGCCGTCACATTGCCGGGTAACGGCAACGGCCAGTGCAATCAGTTCTCTTACTTTGGCACCTAACAGGTTTGTCGAATTCCCCGCATTGGTCAGTTCGCGGTAGCCTTTTACTACGTCATGGTTGGTTCGCCCGATTTCTATAACCCGTTGTTGAATTTGTTTTTGATATTCATTCCAATCAAGCATCATGGCTTTTGATTTAGAGATAAAAGTGTTTGAGTTAAAAAGGATTTTGATTTCACTGAGCCAGGTAACCGCCGTCCACATTGTAATACGATCCGGTTACAAACGATGCTTTATCCGAGTTAAGCCAGAGCGCAAGGCTGGCTACTTCTTCGGCTTTGCCAAGGCGGCCCATCGGATGAAACCCTACAAGAGATTTCATAGTAGCGTCGTCCAGCGAATTGGTGAGCAGGGGCGTTAAAATATAGCCCGGCCCAATTGCGTTTACGCGGATGTTTTGCGCAGCGTATTCCAGCGCCGCCGTTTCGGTAAGTCCCACCACGCCGTGTTTCGCGGCCACGTAGGCGCAGGAGCCTTTGGTACCAACTTTGGCCAGAATAGAGGCCATGTTTACAATGCTGCCGCCGCCGGCCTTGAGCATGGCCGGAATTTGATAACGAAGACCGTAAAACACGCCGGAAAGATTAATCGAAATAACTTTCTCCCACCCGTCAAGAGGATAATCGCCAACAGGGCCAAGAGGGCCGCCAATGCCGGCGTTATTCACGGCAATGTGCAATCCGCCAAATTGTTGAACGGCCGTCTCCACAAGCTGCTTGTTGTCATCCGGCTTTGACGAATCGGCTTTGGCGAAAATAGCTTGTCCGCCTTGCGATTTAATTTCTTGTACCACTTCGTTGCCGCCTTTTTCGCCGATGTCGGAAACCACCACTTTTGCGCCTTCGGCAGCATACAAAAGAGCAATGGCTTTGCCAATGCCTGAACCTGCGCCGGTAACAATGGCGACTTTGTTTTCCAAAATTTTCATAAACTAATTTTTACTGGTTAATTTTTTTTCGCAAACGGTGCGTGTCTTAAATACCTAATCAGAATAACGGGTTTGACATTCCTTTCAAAAGCTAAGTTTCGACGTTCATGGTCAAAACAGAATTCAATACTTTTTCATTGAAGTCAACTTGGTAAAAAATGCAAGCAGGATCGTGTTTTCGTTTGGATTACGCTTTGTTCTGCGCTGGCTTTTGACAGGAATACTGCAAAGAAATTTTGATGCAGGAGTTTTGTGTCTTGAAGTTACAACGCTTTAAAATACTTGCGCATGTTTTCTGTGTACGCTCAATCAATTAACTTGACCCCAAAAAAGTGAGAAGCGTCATTAACAGGAAATCACAGATAAAGACATCGGCTCTTTTTGCACTTGTGCTTTGCGGCTCGCAAATTCTGTCTGCGCAACAATCCAGTAGAAAGGAAGATAACACACCAAGATACTTTCATGCCTGGGCGCCCACACCGCCGATGGGGTGGAACAGTTGGGATTGTTTTGGACCGACGGTTACGGAAGCCGAAGTAAAAGCAAACGCCGACTACATGGCCGCACACTTAAGAGATTACGGCTGGCAATACATTGTCGTTGACATTCGCTGGTACGTAGCCAATGACAAGGCGCACGGTTACAACGAAAAAGATCCGCAGTACAACATGGATGAATGGGGGCGTTTTCAACCCGCCGTCAACCGTTTTCCTTCCGCAGCCGGCGGCGAAGGCTTTAAACCGCTGGCCGATTACCTGCACAAAAAAGGATTGAAGTTTGGCATTCACATCATGCGCGGTGTACCGGTAGAAGCCGTGAAGAAAAATCTGCCGATAAAAGGAACAACAAAAACAGCAGGGGACATTTTTTCCGAGAAAGACCAGTGTAAATGGTTGCACGATATGTATACCGTTTTGCCGGACAAAGAAGGTGCGCAGGAATACTACAATGCACTCTTTGAAATGTATGCTTCGTGGGGACTTGATTTTGTAAAAGTGGACGATCTCTCCTCTCCTATTTATTTCGCCGGTGAAGTGGAAATGATTCGCAAAGCGATAGACCGCACGGGACGAAAAATTGTCTTGAGTACATCGCCGGGCGAAACGCCGATGGCGCATGCCGAACACGTAAAGCAACACGCAAACATGTGGCGTACCGTTGGCGATTTTTGGGACAACTGGAAACAACTGAAAGAACATTTTGAAGTGTTTGACCGCTGGAACAAGTGGCGCAGCTACGGCGCATATCCCGATGGCGACATGTTGCCGCTTGGCCGTATCGGCATTCGCGCCGAACGCGGTAATCCGCGAATGACAACTTTTACAAAAGACGAGCAAATAACGTTGATGACGTTGTGGTGCATCTTTAAATCGCCGCTGATGTTTGGCGGCAATCTTCCCGATAACGACGACTTCACACTTTCCTTGCTTACCAATAAAAATGTTTTGGCTGTTTTAAACAAAAGCACCAACAACCGTCCGCTTTTTAACGAAGCAACCAAAGCCGCATGGACAGCCGACGAACCGGGAACGGGTGCAAAATATCTTGCGGTGTTTAACAAAGCTGATAATCCTTCGGCAATTGAAATAAGTTTACAAGATATTGGGCTGAATTCGACGTACACCGTAACCGATTTATGGAGCGGGAAAAAGCTTGACAATGCGAGTGGAAAATTTGCGCCGGCAATTAACGCACATGGCGCGGGTTTGTACAAGCTGGTGATGAAAAAACAATAAGCAGCATTATTCTTGTTACCGGCTCTTTCGACAAACAATATTATCCGGAAATTAAGAACGGTTAAACACCGAAGATTCGCGAACAACAAGCGTTGACGGAAGGGTTGTGTTTTCGTTTAGAAGGCTGTAATTTCTTTTCCCCAAAAGATTGAACAATGCGGTAGCCGCAGCCTCTCCCATTTCGAAAGCCGGTTGCGTAACAGTGGTCAAAGACGGACGCAAAATAGGCGCCGCTTCCCAATTGGAAAAGCTTACTATTTTAACAGCCTCCGGAATGGAAAGGTTTAAATTTTTACACGCTAAATAAACAGGCGTCGTAAGTTTTTCCACCGAAGCAATGATGCCATCGGGGCGATTGTTTGCTTTAAGTATTTTCAATAAAAGAGCGTAGTTTTTTTCATTGTCGTCGCAGCAGGCTATTACGTTTGCGCCGCTGTGTGTTTGTCCGTGGTCGAACAGGGCTTGCTTGTAGCCTTCCATGCGTTTGTTGATGATGTGCAGGTGCTCGGAAATGGAAAGGTAAGCGATTTTCTTACAGCCTTGTTGCAACAAATGATGTGTCGCTTCGTAACAACTTTCAAAATCATTGGTCGTAATTTTCGCCGTATGCACGTTCTCCAGCACACGGTCAAAAAAAACAACCGGAATCTTTTTTGCCATCGTTTCCTCCACGTGATTTTCGTTTGCCGTTTCACTGGAAACCGAAAGCAAAACACCGTCCACGCGGCCACTTGAAAAGTCGTTTAAAATGGCTTTTTCCCGTTCAAAGCTTTCGTATGTGAGATACACCAATACGTGATAGCCTTTTTCTCGTGCTACCGACTCAATGCCCTTGATGGCACGTGAAAAATAACTGTCCATTACTTCGGGAATCACAACGCCGATGGTGTTGCTTTTTTTTCGCCGCAGGCTGCTTGCGTAAGGGTTGGGAATGTAATGAAGTTGCTCGGCCAACTGCAAAACTTTTGTTTTGGTTTGCTCGCTGATTTCGTAGCTGTCGCGAAGCGCTTTTGATACGGTGCCTTTGGAAAGGTTCAATCGTTTGGCGAGTTCATTGATGTTGATGTTGCTCATAAACGGAAAGCGAAATGGTGCGCTTTGACCGAAACCGGTTTCGTAAATATAGTTTCATTTTTTGAGCCGCTGCTTTGAAATAAAATTCAAATTAGCTGCACAATTGAACACCGTTGCTACGGCCATAGCAAGGTGTCAAACGACGAATACACACACAGCGGGCTTCTTCTCACACGACCCGCAACAACGAAAAGGGCAAACCAACGATTTACTTATATGAATGAAAAATCAAGCGCCGCGCCGCTTAAAAGCCTTGACGAATGGGAAGAGGACGTTCTTCGCCGCTATCCCGATCCGGATTCCATTGCAAAGGAAAAGACGGTTGACGAATACCGCAATTACGAAGCGCCTGTTCGCGACACGGTGAAAGAATTCTACCGGCTCAATCACACGCATCAAACCTTCGATTTTGTACAACAAAAGCGCAACGAGTTTCTCTCCTTCAGCAAAGCGCAAATGACCGTTTGGGATGCCTTTGAATTTTTAAATCAATTGGTTGATGATTCCGATCCCGATACGGATTTAAGCCAATTGCAACACCTCTTGCAAACCTCGGAATCCATTCGCGCCGACGGTCATCCTGATTGGATGGTACTCACCGGATTGATGCACGACATGGGCAAGGTTTTGTGTCTCTTTGGCGAACCGCAATGGGCCGTTGTAGGCGATACGTTTCCCGTGGGTTGCGCTTATTCCAACAAAGTTGTTTACCCCGAATTTTTTCAGCAAAACCCCGACTACGCAAACCCAACATTCAGTACGCAACTCGGCGTTTACGAAAAAGGCTGCGGGCTTCGGAACGTTACCATGTCGTGGGGCCACGACGAATACGTGTACCAAATGCTGAAAGATTACATTCCTGAAGAAGGATTGTACATGCTGCGCTATCATTCGTTTTATGCCTGGCACCGCGAAGGCGCATACGATTATTTGCTTGATAGCCATGACCGCGACATGCTCAAATGGGTGCAACTTTTTAATCCATATGATTTGTACTCGAAAAATCCAACCCCTCCCAACTGGAACGAGTTGAAGCCTTACTACGAAAGCCTCGTGAAAAAATATCTTCCGGCTGAATTAAAGTTTTAAGCGAACGGACTCGAATTTCTACGTTTCTTGCGACGATGGCTTCGACAAGCCTTAACCCCACTGCGCAACCACAGGTTTCACAGGTTTTTTATTGACTGATTTAAAAAAAGGTTTTTATGAGAAGACAACTTGATTATTTGGTAAGGAACAAAGCGCACATCTTGCTTCTGCTCCTTTTTGCGGCCCCGTTCTATGCCTGGACGCAATCAAAAGAAATCAAAGGCATCGTCAAAGACGACAAAGGTGCCGGCATTGCCGGCGCAACCATTACCGTAAAAGGAAAAGGCCGCAGCAAGGCTTCCGAGGCGTCTGGCACTTTCAGCATCCAGGCTGCCGAAGGCGAAACCCTGGTGTTTAGTGCTGTTGGTTACAGCACCGTTGAGGTGCCTGTGACCAGGGAAAACGATTACACCGTTTCGATGAGCACAGCGTCAAATACTTTGAGTGATGTGGTGATTGTGGGTTACGGCAGCAGTTCACGCCGAACGCTGACGACTTCCGTTACAACCGTGAAACCCGAAGAACTTAACCGCGGCGCCATTGCCGATGTGGGTCAACTGCTGCAGGGCAAAGTGCCCGGCCTAAACATTACAGCCAGCGGCGATCCAAACCGTTCGGCGGCTGTTATTTTGCGTGGCGCTTCCACCATCAACAGTCCCGGCGGACCGTACTACGTAATTGACGGTGTGCCCGGCGCGGACATTGCCACCATTGCTCCCGACGACGTTGCCTCCATTGATGTATTGAAGGACGCAGCAGCAACCGCCATTTACGGCAACCGTGCAGCCAACGGTGTCATCATTGTTACCACAAAACGCGGCCGCAAAGGACAAACACAGATTTCTTACAATGGCTATGTTGGTGTTGAGAGTGTATCGGGACAGTTAAAGATGATGGACGCAAGTCAACTGCGCTCCTTTCTTGCAAAAAACAATTTATCCTTTACCCCGGCCGATGACAAGGGAGCCAATACTGACTGGCAAAAAGCGGTCGAACGCGATAATGCCCTTTCTACCAATCATAACTTGTCGTTTAGTGGTGGCAGTGAACATGGCACCTACAGCGCCAGTGTGAACTACATCCAAAAGCAAGGCATTTTAAAAGGCAGCGACTTGGAACGTTTTATTGGCCGTCTGTCCATGGAACAATATGCGCTGAACGACCGCGTGAAATTTGGCTTAACCGTTACTAACAGCACGAGCAATGCAAACGACATTGCTTACCGCAACACCGTGCTGTTACAATCGGCTTTGTATCTGCCAGTATCTCCTATCATGAATGCTGACGGGACCTATTTTGAAAACCTGACTAAGCAGAATTATTACAATCCTGTGGCCATGATGAAGAACAGCCAGGCAAACAACAAGTACAGCACCACGATCGGCAATTTTACCACGCAGGTAAAACTTCCGTGGGGATTGAGCTATGATTTGAGCCTGAGTTATCAGCGCTATAATTATCTAAACAGTTCTTACCTCGATAAATATTTTACGTCGAATTACAACAATATGTATGACAACCCGGACCCGACAACCTATGGTCACGGTTTGCAATCATTTGGCACAAATGGACAGGCTTATCGCGGCGCTTATCAAAGTACACAAAACATATTGGAAACATTTTTCACCTGGCAGCGAAAGTTTGGTGCGCACAGCATCAACGCCGTGTTGGGTTATTCCTGGCAGCAAAATATCAACAACGACGGCGTGCAGGCCAGCAGCACCAACTTTACGGTGGACAACACCGGCTACCTGAACTTTGCGCTGAGCAATCCTTACGCGATTCCTTCCTTCCGCATTAACCTTGGCGGTGGCGCTTACCAGAAGATCCGTTCCATCTCAGACTTCGCAAGGCTGAATTATAATTTCAAAGAGAAGTACTTGTTGCAGGCTTCTATTCGCAGAGACGGCGGTTCGGTGTTTGGCGCCAACAAGCAATGGGGATATTTTCCTGCTGCGGCTGTGGCCTGGCGTATGAGCCAGGAAGATTTTATGCGCAATCAAACAATTTTCAATGACTTGAAATTGCGGGCCAGTTACGGCGTTACCGGCAACTCGCTTGGCTTCGATCCGTTGACGGCAAAATTCAGTTCGGGAAGCCTTGGCACTTTTTATTACAACGGTGTATTGACCGCTGCCTACGGGCCTGTACATGCCGCAAATCCTGATTTGGAATGGGAAAAAATTACAACGACAAACATCGGTTTTGACTTTACTCTCTTAAAAGGAAAACTGAACGGCACGCTGGATTGGTACAACAAAAACACCACCAACATGATTTACAATTACAAGGTTGATCCGATGTTGGTGCCGGTGGGTAACATTACGGCAAATGGTGGCAGCATTAACAACAAAGGCATCGAATTAAGCTTGAATTATTCGCCGGTAAGCACCAAAAACTTTATGTGGACGACAAGAGTAAACCTGGCGCACAACGTGAATAAAATTACCAGCCTGAGTAATCCCTCTTTCATTGGCGGCGATTCGGTGGCCGTTGCTTTTCCCGAAGGCGCAGGCCAATCGGGTAGTTCGCTGGAGTTGCTGAAAGTGGGCCATCCCGTTGGCCAGTTCTTCACCTTTCAATACGCAGGTAAAAATTCTGCGGGTGTATCGCAATACGTAGCGGCTGATGGTAAAACGCTTACGACAACACCCATTCGCGGAACCGATTATCATTACCTCGGCGATGCACAGCCTAAACTTTTGTTGGGTTGGAACAATACGTTCCGCTACAAAACATTCGACCTGAATATTTTTATTCGCGGTGTGTTTGGCAACAAAATATTCAACGCGACAAAAGCTGATTTGTTCCGTCCCAATACGGCGCAGTACACCAACATCCTTGTATCGGCTGGGGATGAATCAACCGCCGACTACAATGCTTATCGCTATTCCGATCGTTTCATTGAAAGCGGCAGCTATGTTCGCTTTGATAACGCTACGCTTGGTTACAGTTTCAAGCAATTCAATCAGTACATAAAGTCGTTCCGGGTTTA
Coding sequences within:
- the ygiD gene encoding 4,5-DOPA-extradiol-dioxygenase → MKDLDLKSGIQLYEELTEKPIDKEEIKKTRSNNMNNLSAFNRFTNELKEQDELMPVLFIGHGSPMNGIEDNEFSQRWKAMAKEIPVPKAALVISAHWLSKGTRITAMDFPKTIHDFGGFPQELFDVQYPAPGDVQLARETKSIISSTQVELDHDWGLDHGAWTIIRHMYPEANIPVLQLSIDYTKGPQYHYDLAKEIYSLRKKGVLIIGSGNMVHNLRMVAWDKLNENEYGYDWALQMNEKFKDLIGNGKHDQLINYQSLGREALLSIPTPEHYWPLLYTLSLKGNKDDVSFFNDKAVGGSLTMTSVKFG
- a CDS encoding NADPH-dependent FMN reductase; amino-acid sequence: MYNIALVSSSVRIGRNSQRVALFLNNYIKENNLATVDLIDLCEYKFPVFDERLRYMKDPPANVLQFAERIIKAEGVIVVTPEYNGGYPAALKNAIDLLYPEWKRKPVGLSTVSAGSFGGAQVGPSLAFLFVRIGALVTPAVFRVPTVQNSYDENGVPVDKEASDRRAKTFLDEFFWLVEARKRMSD
- a CDS encoding carboxymuconolactone decarboxylase family protein, coding for MMLDWNEYQKQIQQRVIEIGRTNHDVVKGYRELTNAGNSTNLLGAKVRELIALAVAVTRQCDGCIVTHTDAAIKQGATKEEIVEALSVAVAINAGAALIFSSRVMDAFNAKIAAL
- a CDS encoding SDR family NAD(P)-dependent oxidoreductase, whose amino-acid sequence is MKILENKVAIVTGAGSGIGKAIALLYAAEGAKVVVSDIGEKGGNEVVQEIKSQGGQAIFAKADSSKPDDNKQLVETAVQQFGGLHIAVNNAGIGGPLGPVGDYPLDGWEKVISINLSGVFYGLRYQIPAMLKAGGGSIVNMASILAKVGTKGSCAYVAAKHGVVGLTETAALEYAAQNIRVNAIGPGYILTPLLTNSLDDATMKSLVGFHPMGRLGKAEEVASLALWLNSDKASFVTGSYYNVDGGYLAQ
- a CDS encoding glycoside hydrolase family 27 protein; the protein is MRSVINRKSQIKTSALFALVLCGSQILSAQQSSRKEDNTPRYFHAWAPTPPMGWNSWDCFGPTVTEAEVKANADYMAAHLRDYGWQYIVVDIRWYVANDKAHGYNEKDPQYNMDEWGRFQPAVNRFPSAAGGEGFKPLADYLHKKGLKFGIHIMRGVPVEAVKKNLPIKGTTKTAGDIFSEKDQCKWLHDMYTVLPDKEGAQEYYNALFEMYASWGLDFVKVDDLSSPIYFAGEVEMIRKAIDRTGRKIVLSTSPGETPMAHAEHVKQHANMWRTVGDFWDNWKQLKEHFEVFDRWNKWRSYGAYPDGDMLPLGRIGIRAERGNPRMTTFTKDEQITLMTLWCIFKSPLMFGGNLPDNDDFTLSLLTNKNVLAVLNKSTNNRPLFNEATKAAWTADEPGTGAKYLAVFNKADNPSAIEISLQDIGLNSTYTVTDLWSGKKLDNASGKFAPAINAHGAGLYKLVMKKQ
- a CDS encoding LacI family DNA-binding transcriptional regulator — encoded protein: MSNININELAKRLNLSKGTVSKALRDSYEISEQTKTKVLQLAEQLHYIPNPYASSLRRKKSNTIGVVIPEVMDSYFSRAIKGIESVAREKGYHVLVYLTYESFEREKAILNDFSSGRVDGVLLSVSSETANENHVEETMAKKIPVVFFDRVLENVHTAKITTNDFESCYEATHHLLQQGCKKIAYLSISEHLHIINKRMEGYKQALFDHGQTHSGANVIACCDDNEKNYALLLKILKANNRPDGIIASVEKLTTPVYLACKNLNLSIPEAVKIVSFSNWEAAPILRPSLTTVTQPAFEMGEAAATALFNLLGKRNYSLLNENTTLPSTLVVRESSVFNRS
- a CDS encoding inositol oxygenase family protein, with the protein product MNEKSSAAPLKSLDEWEEDVLRRYPDPDSIAKEKTVDEYRNYEAPVRDTVKEFYRLNHTHQTFDFVQQKRNEFLSFSKAQMTVWDAFEFLNQLVDDSDPDTDLSQLQHLLQTSESIRADGHPDWMVLTGLMHDMGKVLCLFGEPQWAVVGDTFPVGCAYSNKVVYPEFFQQNPDYANPTFSTQLGVYEKGCGLRNVTMSWGHDEYVYQMLKDYIPEEGLYMLRYHSFYAWHREGAYDYLLDSHDRDMLKWVQLFNPYDLYSKNPTPPNWNELKPYYESLVKKYLPAELKF
- a CDS encoding SusC/RagA family TonB-linked outer membrane protein produces the protein MRRQLDYLVRNKAHILLLLLFAAPFYAWTQSKEIKGIVKDDKGAGIAGATITVKGKGRSKASEASGTFSIQAAEGETLVFSAVGYSTVEVPVTRENDYTVSMSTASNTLSDVVIVGYGSSSRRTLTTSVTTVKPEELNRGAIADVGQLLQGKVPGLNITASGDPNRSAAVILRGASTINSPGGPYYVIDGVPGADIATIAPDDVASIDVLKDAAATAIYGNRAANGVIIVTTKRGRKGQTQISYNGYVGVESVSGQLKMMDASQLRSFLAKNNLSFTPADDKGANTDWQKAVERDNALSTNHNLSFSGGSEHGTYSASVNYIQKQGILKGSDLERFIGRLSMEQYALNDRVKFGLTVTNSTSNANDIAYRNTVLLQSALYLPVSPIMNADGTYFENLTKQNYYNPVAMMKNSQANNKYSTTIGNFTTQVKLPWGLSYDLSLSYQRYNYLNSSYLDKYFTSNYNNMYDNPDPTTYGHGLQSFGTNGQAYRGAYQSTQNILETFFTWQRKFGAHSINAVLGYSWQQNINNDGVQASSTNFTVDNTGYLNFALSNPYAIPSFRINLGGGAYQKIRSISDFARLNYNFKEKYLLQASIRRDGGSVFGANKQWGYFPAAAVAWRMSQEDFMRNQTIFNDLKLRASYGVTGNSLGFDPLTAKFSSGSLGTFYYNGVLTAAYGPVHAANPDLEWEKITTTNIGFDFTLLKGKLNGTLDWYNKNTTNMIYNYKVDPMLVPVGNITANGGSINNKGIELSLNYSPVSTKNFMWTTRVNLAHNVNKITSLSNPSFIGGDSVAVAFPEGAGQSGSSLELLKVGHPVGQFFTFQYAGKNSAGVSQYVAADGKTLTTTPIRGTDYHYLGDAQPKLLLGWNNTFRYKTFDLNIFIRGVFGNKIFNATKADLFRPNTAQYTNILVSAGDESTADYNAYRYSDRFIESGSYVRFDNATLGYSFKQFNQYIKSFRVYASVNNLFVITKFTGVDPEVNQGGIAPGVDYNNFYPKTRTVLLGVNVSF